The following proteins are co-located in the Nocardia higoensis genome:
- a CDS encoding ParA family protein, with protein MRALARYRPWGRLMELTVGNLKGGVGKTITSVHLAHALAQDGRTLLINTDPQRTAAKWAEMAMARDGWPEDCVVITLTNAKTLVRQVKAMRRDYDHIIIDTPPSRNPDNLTTPESEILTAAIMATGHLLVPTSPATGELAEIRDTFTLATQVDLLRPVLASVLLLDVDLRSKADRQYAREILEEFDFPVLRAQVPSRNSLKHSFGTLPDVSGPYADVLAEILDNHANWDGE; from the coding sequence ATGCGCGCACTCGCGCGCTATCGACCCTGGGGCAGGCTCATGGAATTGACCGTAGGCAACCTCAAAGGTGGGGTGGGCAAGACCATCACCTCCGTGCACCTGGCGCACGCCCTGGCCCAGGACGGCCGCACCCTACTGATCAACACCGACCCGCAGCGCACCGCCGCGAAATGGGCCGAGATGGCCATGGCGCGCGACGGCTGGCCCGAAGACTGCGTGGTGATCACCCTGACCAACGCCAAGACCCTGGTCCGCCAGGTCAAAGCCATGCGCCGCGACTACGACCACATCATCATCGACACCCCGCCGAGCCGGAACCCCGACAACCTCACCACCCCCGAATCCGAAATCCTCACCGCCGCGATCATGGCCACCGGGCACCTACTGGTGCCGACCTCACCAGCGACCGGAGAGCTGGCCGAGATCCGCGACACGTTCACCCTCGCGACCCAAGTGGACCTGCTGCGGCCGGTGCTGGCATCGGTGCTGTTGCTCGACGTAGACCTGCGATCCAAGGCCGATCGGCAGTACGCCCGCGAGATCCTGGAGGAATTCGACTTCCCCGTGCTGCGGGCACAGGTTCCCTCACGCAACAGCCTCAAGCACTCGTTCGGCACTCTCCCCGATGTGAGCGGACCGTATGCCGATGTGCTCGCCGAAATTCTCGACAACCACGCCAACTGGGATGGGGAATGA